The Bacteroidia bacterium sequence GTTGTAAGGTCAAAATTTCCTAGGTTTGGGAAAATTTATTGCCGGCAAATGGGCTGTTGTTTTATTTCATTCAGGCAAATGGAGTAATTCTATGAATTGCCTGAATTGCAGTGAATTCATAAATTACCATTGCGTTTATTAGATTAATACATTTTCAATATGACTTTAAAAGCATTAAATAGCGAGGTAACTGTTTTCTTAAACCAGTTAAACCATCCATTAAGAATTGAAATTGAGCATTTAAGAAATTATATCCTATCTGCCGACCATAATTTAACGGAAAACATTAAATGGAATGGACCTAATTACGCTTTCAACGGGGAAGACAGAATTACGATGAAAATCAACCCTCCTAAAACTATTCAGCTTATTTTTCATAGAGGTGCAAAAAAGCAAGAGCAACCCAACAACAAATTAATTGAAGACAATTCAAAACTACTTGTTTGGAAAGAAAACGACAGGGCTGTTGCTACCTTTAAGAACTTATCTGAAGTTGAAGTAGCAAAAGATGGTTTAATCCAGCTTGTAAAGAAATGGATAAAAGCCTAGAACTTTTCATCAGGCAAGCCTGAATGTTTTCATGAACTGAAACAAATTGCTGCCTGGATATATAACAAGTACCATTACTTCTGTTTTTTTGTTGGTTTATCCTTTTAATTCATTGAGTACATTTGAATAATCAATTATAAATTGGAGGCCATGAAGCAACTAAAGTCTATGCTAACTGTTTTTTCCATCTGCATTGGAATGAACCTTTTTGGGCAAACAAACAGGATAGACAC is a genomic window containing:
- a CDS encoding DUF1801 domain-containing protein → MTLKALNSEVTVFLNQLNHPLRIEIEHLRNYILSADHNLTENIKWNGPNYAFNGEDRITMKINPPKTIQLIFHRGAKKQEQPNNKLIEDNSKLLVWKENDRAVATFKNLSEVEVAKDGLIQLVKKWIKA